AGGCCGCCGAGGCGCTGTCCGGCAATGCACCACCCGCCGGGTCGGCACCGCTGGCGATGGCCTACGCCGGCCACCAGTTCGGCAACTTCGTGCCGAGGCTCGGCGATGGCCGGGCGCTGCTGCTTGGCGAGGTCATCGACCGCGGGGGGCAGCTGCGCGAACTGCAGCTCAAGGGTGCCGGGCGCACGCCCTTCTCCCGAGGCGGCGACGGCCGTGCGCCGCTGGGCCCGGTGCTGCGCGAGTACCTGGTCAGCGAGGCCATGCATGCGCTGGGGATTCCCACCACCCGGGCGCTGGCGGCGGTGACCACCGGCGAGCGCGTGCTGCGCCGCCTGCCCGAGCCTGGCGCGGTGCTGACTCGGGTGGCGGGAAGCCATCTGCGAGTGGGCACCTTCCAGTACTTCGCCGCCCGCCGCGACGTGGAGGCGATCCAGCTGCTGGCCGACATGGCCATCGAGCGCCACTATCCGCACCTTGAGCCGCTGAGCGGCGGCGGGCGCTACCTGGCCCTGCTCGAGGCGGTGATCGCGCGCCAGGCCGAACTGGTGGCGCGCTGGATGGGCGTGGGTTTCATCCATGGGGTGATGAACACCGACAACACGACGATCTCCGGCGAGACCCTGGATTACGGCCCCTGCGCCTTCATGGACGTCTTCGAGCCGCGCACCGTGTTCAGCTCCATCGACGAGCGGGGCCGCTACGCCTTCTCCAACCAGCCCCACAGCGCCCAGTGGAACCTGGCACGCTTCGCCGAGACGCTGCTGTCGCTGCTCGATGACGATCATGAGCGAGCCGTTGCGCTGGCTACCGACGCCATCGAGGCCTTCCCCGAGCACTTCGAGGCCAGCTGGGGGGCGGTCAAGCGCGCCAAGCTGGGGCTCAGTAAGGCCGAGGAGGGCGACGAGGCCCTGGCTCAGGAGCTGCTGGACGCCATGCAGGCCGGCCATGCCGACTACACCCTGACCTTCCGCCGCTTGGCCGACGTGCTGGATGTACGGGAAGGTGAGAGCGATGGGCGTGAGGGGCCTGTAAGTGACAGCGGTGAGGCGCGGCTCGTTGAGCTCTTCGACAGCCCCGAGGCCATTACCGCCTGGTTGTCCCGCTGGCGCGATCGCCTGGCCCGGGAGGATGCCGACGCCGAGGCCATCGCCGCGCGCCTGCGCGCCACCAACCCGGCGGTGATCCCCCGCAACCACCTCGTCGAGCAGGCCCTGACGGCTGCCATCGAGCACGACGATTTCGGCCCCTTCGAGGCGCTGCTGGCCGTGGTCACCCGACCGTTCGAGGCACCGGACGAGGGCGAGGTCGATTACACCCGGCCGCCCGAGGCCAACGAGCGGGTGCTACGCACCTTCTGCGGCACCTGAGGCGCGTCGCCTCTCATGAGGCGAGCAACAGAAAAGCCGCGCTGGCTCTAAGCCTGCGCGGCTTTTTTCGATTCGTACTGAGGTAGAACGGTGCCGGACACTATTCTGTAAACCGTGCCGGTGAACCGTGCGGCGGTTATCCGTCGTCGCGATCAGTGAAGCACCCTGCGGGCGCCGCCGGGTGGCAGCGCCCGAGGGGGCCGGATCAGGCCATCTCAGGCCATCTCAGGCCAGGTCGAAACGGTCGGCGTTCATCACCTTGGTCCAGGCCGCCACGAAGTCCTTCACGAACTTCTGCTGGGCATCGTCCTGGGCGTAGGCTTCGGCGAGGGCACGCAGCTGTGAGTTGGACCCGAATATCAGGTCGACCCGGGTGCCGGTCCACTTCACCTGCCCGGTCTTGCGGTCCCGGCCCTCGTAGACGTCTTCATCCGCCGCGGTCGGCGTCCACTCGGTCTCCAGATCGACCAGGTTGACGAAGAAGTCGTTGGTCAGGGTACCGGGCTTGTCGGTGAAGACACCGTGGCTGGTGTCGCCGTGGTTGGTGCCCAGCACCCGCAGGCCGCCGATCAGCACGGTCATCTCCGGAGCGCTGAGACCCAGCAGTTGGGCGCGGTCGACCAGCATCTCTTCGTCGGAGACCGTGAACCTGGCGCGACGATAGTTGCGGAAGCCGTCGGCCTCCGGCTCGAGCGGCTCGAAGGACTCGGCATCGGTCTGCGCGTCGGTCGCGTCACCGCGGCCGGGGGAGAAGGGCACGATGATATCGACGCCGGCGGCCTTGGCGGCCTGCTCGATGCCGACATTGCCGGCCAGCACGATCACGTCGGCGAGGCTGGCCTCGCTGTCGGCGGCGATGCCTTCCAGCACCTTGAGCACCTTGCCAAGGCGCGCGGGCTCGTTGGCGGCCCAGTCCTTCTGCGGGGCGAGACGGATGCGGGCGCCGTTGGCCCCACCGCGCAGGTCAGAGCCGCGGAAGGTGCGCGCGCTGTCCCAGGCGGTGGCGACCAGCTCGCCGATGGCGAGGCCACTGGCGGCGATCTTGTGCTTGACCGAATCCACGTTATAGCCGGTCTTGCCGGCCGGCACCGGGTCCTGCCAGATCAGCTCTTCCGCCGGCACTTCCGGGCCGAGGTAGCGCACCTTCGGGCCCATGTCGCGGTGGGTCAGCTTGAACCAGGCGCGGGCGAAGGCATCGGCGAACTCTTCCGGGTTCTTATGGAAGTGCTCGGAGATCTTGCGGTAATCGGGGTCTTCGCGCATGGCCATGTCGGCGGTGGACATCATGATCGGCACGCGTTTGCTGCCGTCTTCCGGGTCGGGGGCCATGTCGCTCTCGGTGAGCCCCTTCGGCTGCCACTGCTGGGCACCCGCCGGGCTCTTGGTCAGCTCCCACTCGTAGCCGAACAGCATGTCGAAGTAGCTCATGTCCCACTTCGTCGGGGTCGGTCCCCAGGCGCCTTCCAGGCCACTGGTGGTGGTGTCGCGGCCCTTGCCGCTGCCATGACGATTCTTCCAGCCGAAGCCCTGGGCCTCGATGGGCGCGGCTTCGGGTTCGGCCCCGACCAGGTCGGGATCGCCCGCGCCGTGGGTCTTGCCGAAGGTGTGACCGCCGGCGGTCAGGGCCACCGTCTCGTAGTCGTTCATCGCCATGCGGGCGAAGGTCTCGCGAATGTCCTTGGCCGAGGCGAGAGGGTCCGGGTCGCCGTCGGGCCCTTCCGGGTTCACGTAGATCAGGCCCATCTGCACGGCCGCCAGCGGGTTCTCGAGTTCGCGATCGCCGGAGTAGCGGCTGTTGGGCTTGTCACTGGTGGCCAGCCACTCCTTTTCTGCCCCCCAATAGATGTCTTCTTCCGGCGCCCAGATGTCTGCTCGCCCGCCGCCGAAGCCGAAGGTCTTGAAGCCCATGGATTCGAGCGCGACGTTGCCGGTCAGGATGTAGAGATCCGCCCAGGACAGCTTGTTGCCGTACTTCTGCTTGATGGGCCACAGCAGGCGGCGGGCCTTGTCCAGGTTGCCGTTGTCCGGCCAGCTGTTGATCGGTGCGAAACGCTGGTTGCCGGTGGAGGCGCCGCCGCGGCCGTCGGCGGTGCGGTAGGTGCCCGCGCTGTGCCAGGCCATGCGGATGAAGAAGGGCCCATAGTGCCCGTAGTCGGCCGGCCACCACTCCTTGGAATCGGTCATCAGGGTGGTCAGGTCCTGCTTGACCGCGGCGAGGTCGAGTGTCTTGAAGGCCTCGGCGTAGTCGAAATCCTCGCCCATCGGGTCAGCCTTGGGGCTGTGTTGATGAAGGATGCCCAGGTTCAGCTGGTTAGGCCACCAGTCCTTGTTCATGGAGCCCCGGCCGCTCATTCGCGTGTTGGACCCGTGCATGACCGGGCACTTGCCGGCGGTGTTGCCCTGTTGTCCGTTGCCCATCGCTTTGTTCTCCACTCGTCGTCGTGTTGATGGGGCTGACCCCCAATCCCCGTCCTCTTGCGTTGCGTGCCAATCGATTTGATTGCGATTCAGCCGGCTGGAGGGGCGCTTTTCATGCTGTTGTCTTCCTTGTCAGCTTAGTGCCGGGCCTCAGGGCTTCAATTTTTCTTTACTCAAGAAGCCGATAGCTAATTTTCATCGACGATCGTGCATGCAGGAGAGGTCGTCCGCCTCAGCGTTCGGGCCGGGCGGGTGGGCAAGCGAGGCTCTCGCCAGGCTCGCCCATCAGGAAGGCCCGGTTGGCCTCAATGGTCTCGCGCAGGTAATCCCAGGTCAGCCGGACCCGCGACAGGCGCCGCTGCTCCTGGCGGGCGGTGATCCAGAACTGGCGGGTGAGGTCGACGTCGTCTGTCAGCACCGCCTCCAGCGCCGGATGCTGCTCGGCCATGAAGCAGGGCAGCACCGCGAGCCCTGCCCCCTGCACGGTCGCGCTGTACTGGGTGGTGACGCTGGTACTGCGGATGCTGAACTGAGGCTCCCGGGAGGGCGCGAGAAGGGGGTCGAGGTAGTTGAGCTGGTCGCTGAAGATCAGGTCATCGATATAGCCGATCAGCCGATGCCGGCCGAGGTCACGCCGCGTGGCCGGCCGGCCATGGCGGGCCAGGTAGTCGCGGCTACCATAGAGTCGCAGCCGGTAGTCGCACAGCCGCGAGATCACCAGGCCCGCGCTGCTCGGGCGCTCCACGGTGATCGCCAGGTCGGCCTCGTGGCGACTCAGGTTGACCACCCGCGGCAGGGCCAGCAGGTCCAGCGTCAGCGCCGGATGACGCTCGCCGAAGGCGGAAAGCAGGGGCGCGATCACCCAGGTCCCGAAGCCCTCGGTGACGCCCAGGCGCACCTGGCCGCTGAGCTGTCGGTCCTGATCACTCAGGCCCTCGGCGGCTTCGGCGGCGTGGCGGGCCATCTCCTCGGCATGGGCCTGCAGGCGATGGCCCGCCTCGGTGAGCCGGTAGCCGTGGGTGCTGCGTTCGAAGAGCTGGGTGTTGAGCTTCTGCTCGAAGCGCCGGGTGCGCCGTGAAAGCGTCGAGTGATCGAGCCCCAGGCGCCGTGCGGCATCGGTCAGCCGCTCGCTGCGGGCGACCTCGAGAAAGACCTGAATGTCCTGCCAGTCGAGCATCGCAAGGGGCCTCCCGTGGGCCTTTCGAGAATGATGGGGTTTGTGTGTTTTTGCACAAGCAATGTGCTGCGCTGGCCGTTGTGTGTCAATTCATCCACTGCCTACACTCGAGCTAGCCGCTTCGTGCATCTTGGCCGTGTCGATATGCACAGAAAGTCGAAGCCTGGATCGCCATGGCTTGAAACGATGTAGCCTGCCGGTTCACCAACAATCACAAGAGGCTGTCCCGCGTGGCGTCGTGTCGCCATGGACCGAGGCCTGCCCAGGAGCCGCCATCATGTCAGTGCGTGAGATTACCCTTTATATCGACGGTCAGCCGGTGCCTTCCCAGAGCGGGGAATGGCGCGATGTGCTCAACCCGGCGACCCAGGAAGTGGTCGCCCGGGTGCCGTTCTGCACCCGCGAGGAGGTCGACCGCGCCGTGGCCAGCGCCCAGGCGGCCTTCAAGACCTGGCGCAAGGTGCCGCTGGCCAAGCGCATGCGCATCATGCTCGCCTTCCAGGCGCTGATCCGCGAGCATACCGGCGAGCTCGCCGCTCTGATCACCGAGGAACACGGCAAGACCCTGCCGGATGCCGAGGGGGAGGTGGGCCGCGGCCTGGAAGTGGTCGAGCATGCCTGCTCGATCCCCAGCCTGCAGCTCGGCGAGCTTGCCGAGAATGCCGCCAACGAGGTGGACGTCTATACCCTCAATCAGCCCCTCGGCGTGGGGGCGGGCATCACCGCCTTCAACTTCCCGATCATGCTGCCCTGCTTCATGTTCCCGCTGGCCATCGCCACCGGTAACACCTTTGTCCTCAAGCCCTCGGAGCAGGACCCGTCCTCGACCATGCGCCTGGTCGAATTGGCCCACCAGGCCGGGGTGCCGGCCGGGGTGCTCAACGTGGTGCACGGCGGCCCGGATGTCGCCAATCAGATCTGCGATCACCCGGACATCAAGGCGCTGTCGTTCATCGGCTCGACCCATGTGGGCACGCATCTCTACCGCCGCGGCTCCGAGGCCGGCAAGCGGGTGCAGTCGATGATGGGCGCCAAGAACCATTGCGTGGTGATGCCCGACGCCAACCGCAGCCAGGCCATCAACAACCTGCTGGGCTCGGCCTTCGGCGCCGCCGGCCAGCGCTGCATGGCCAACTCGGTGGTGGTGCTGGTGGGCGAGGCGCGGGCCTGGCTCGACGACATCGTCGAGGGTGCCCGCAACATGAAGGTCGGTCCCGGCACCCAGCGCGACGCCGATCTCGGCCCGCTGGTATCGCCCGCGGCCAAGGAACGCGTCGAGGGGCTGATCGAGGCCGGGGCCCGGGAAGGCGCAACCCTGGCGCTGGACGGCCGTAGCCTCAAGGTCGAGGGCTACCCGAACGGCAACTTCGTCGGCCCCACGGTGTTCAGCGACGTGACCGCCGAGATGACCATCTACCGCGAGGAGGTCTTCGGGCCGGTGCTGTGCGTGGTGGGCGTCGAGACCCTCGATGAGGCCATCGCCTTCGTCAACGCCAACCCCAACGGCAACGGCACCTCGATCTTCACCAATTCCGGCTGGGTGGCACGGCGTTACGAGAGTGACATCGACGTCGGCCAGGTCGGCATCAACGTGCCGATCCCGGTGCCGGTCGCCTACTTCAGCTTCACCGGCTCCCGGGCCTCGAAGCTTGGCGATCTCGGCCCCAACGGCAAGCAGGCGATCGCCTTCTGGACTCAGACCAAGACCGTGACCGCCCGCTGGTTCGAGCCCGAGAACGTCTCCGGCGGCATCAACAGCACCATCTCGCTGGGTTGAGCATCCGTCAGCCGTGGTTTCGAGCGGCCCCGT
The genomic region above belongs to Halomonas sp. YLGW01 and contains:
- the katG gene encoding catalase/peroxidase HPI, whose product is MGNGQQGNTAGKCPVMHGSNTRMSGRGSMNKDWWPNQLNLGILHQHSPKADPMGEDFDYAEAFKTLDLAAVKQDLTTLMTDSKEWWPADYGHYGPFFIRMAWHSAGTYRTADGRGGASTGNQRFAPINSWPDNGNLDKARRLLWPIKQKYGNKLSWADLYILTGNVALESMGFKTFGFGGGRADIWAPEEDIYWGAEKEWLATSDKPNSRYSGDRELENPLAAVQMGLIYVNPEGPDGDPDPLASAKDIRETFARMAMNDYETVALTAGGHTFGKTHGAGDPDLVGAEPEAAPIEAQGFGWKNRHGSGKGRDTTTSGLEGAWGPTPTKWDMSYFDMLFGYEWELTKSPAGAQQWQPKGLTESDMAPDPEDGSKRVPIMMSTADMAMREDPDYRKISEHFHKNPEEFADAFARAWFKLTHRDMGPKVRYLGPEVPAEELIWQDPVPAGKTGYNVDSVKHKIAASGLAIGELVATAWDSARTFRGSDLRGGANGARIRLAPQKDWAANEPARLGKVLKVLEGIAADSEASLADVIVLAGNVGIEQAAKAAGVDIIVPFSPGRGDATDAQTDAESFEPLEPEADGFRNYRRARFTVSDEEMLVDRAQLLGLSAPEMTVLIGGLRVLGTNHGDTSHGVFTDKPGTLTNDFFVNLVDLETEWTPTAADEDVYEGRDRKTGQVKWTGTRVDLIFGSNSQLRALAEAYAQDDAQQKFVKDFVAAWTKVMNADRFDLA
- a CDS encoding LysR family transcriptional regulator, with the translated sequence MLDWQDIQVFLEVARSERLTDAARRLGLDHSTLSRRTRRFEQKLNTQLFERSTHGYRLTEAGHRLQAHAEEMARHAAEAAEGLSDQDRQLSGQVRLGVTEGFGTWVIAPLLSAFGERHPALTLDLLALPRVVNLSRHEADLAITVERPSSAGLVISRLCDYRLRLYGSRDYLARHGRPATRRDLGRHRLIGYIDDLIFSDQLNYLDPLLAPSREPQFSIRSTSVTTQYSATVQGAGLAVLPCFMAEQHPALEAVLTDDVDLTRQFWITARQEQRRLSRVRLTWDYLRETIEANRAFLMGEPGESLACPPARPER
- a CDS encoding protein adenylyltransferase SelO, encoding MFPSFSLRYAQLPARMSAECDPTPVAAPRLVAFNHALAGELGFDAAAFDAGEAAEALSGNAPPAGSAPLAMAYAGHQFGNFVPRLGDGRALLLGEVIDRGGQLRELQLKGAGRTPFSRGGDGRAPLGPVLREYLVSEAMHALGIPTTRALAAVTTGERVLRRLPEPGAVLTRVAGSHLRVGTFQYFAARRDVEAIQLLADMAIERHYPHLEPLSGGGRYLALLEAVIARQAELVARWMGVGFIHGVMNTDNTTISGETLDYGPCAFMDVFEPRTVFSSIDERGRYAFSNQPHSAQWNLARFAETLLSLLDDDHERAVALATDAIEAFPEHFEASWGAVKRAKLGLSKAEEGDEALAQELLDAMQAGHADYTLTFRRLADVLDVREGESDGREGPVSDSGEARLVELFDSPEAITAWLSRWRDRLAREDADAEAIAARLRATNPAVIPRNHLVEQALTAAIEHDDFGPFEALLAVVTRPFEAPDEGEVDYTRPPEANERVLRTFCGT
- a CDS encoding CoA-acylating methylmalonate-semialdehyde dehydrogenase codes for the protein MSVREITLYIDGQPVPSQSGEWRDVLNPATQEVVARVPFCTREEVDRAVASAQAAFKTWRKVPLAKRMRIMLAFQALIREHTGELAALITEEHGKTLPDAEGEVGRGLEVVEHACSIPSLQLGELAENAANEVDVYTLNQPLGVGAGITAFNFPIMLPCFMFPLAIATGNTFVLKPSEQDPSSTMRLVELAHQAGVPAGVLNVVHGGPDVANQICDHPDIKALSFIGSTHVGTHLYRRGSEAGKRVQSMMGAKNHCVVMPDANRSQAINNLLGSAFGAAGQRCMANSVVVLVGEARAWLDDIVEGARNMKVGPGTQRDADLGPLVSPAAKERVEGLIEAGAREGATLALDGRSLKVEGYPNGNFVGPTVFSDVTAEMTIYREEVFGPVLCVVGVETLDEAIAFVNANPNGNGTSIFTNSGWVARRYESDIDVGQVGINVPIPVPVAYFSFTGSRASKLGDLGPNGKQAIAFWTQTKTVTARWFEPENVSGGINSTISLG